One window of Nymphaea colorata isolate Beijing-Zhang1983 chromosome 11, ASM883128v2, whole genome shotgun sequence genomic DNA carries:
- the LOC116264241 gene encoding amidase 1, with amino-acid sequence MNRLLAFLGLGLAGFVLLTRRRRSNGNRKSQQRGRTSEDFGAFIERFVIPPPPDPSLPLAGLTFAVKDIFEIEGRVTGFGNPDWARTHEASSCTSPVVLALIQAGATCVGKTVMDEFAYSINGENKHYGTPTNPSAPMRVPGGSSSGSGVAVAAKLVDFSLGTDTGGSVRVPAAFCGIFGFRPSHSTVSSTNVIPMAQSFDTVGWFARNPSILSQVGQVLLQQSGADRLPHHILIADDCFKFLSVPCDEVVHSVIQVAETFGCQIDHKNLADYINVNVPSLQVFMEKDCQEEEHLISTLHAVSTAMRLLQRYEFRNNHGEWFRSVKPDIGPGILERVQEALAVSEENIKYSVAARSEIHSAISDLLKDDSILVMPTVPGPPPKLQTKGIMLDDFRAKAFSLLAISGMSGCCQVTMPLGTYDGCSVGVSFLASPGSDQFLLNTVQKMHSSLAGEATTF; translated from the exons ATGAATAGGTTGTTGGCGTTCTTAGGCTTGGGGCTGGCGGGCTTCGTCCTTctgacgaggaggaggaggagcaatGGGAATCGGAAGAGTCAGCAGAGGGGCAGAACTTCCGAAGATTTCGGCGCGTTCATCGAGAGATTCGTCATCCCCCCGCCTCCGGACCCTTCCCTCCCTCTCGCCGGCCTCACCTTCGCCGTCAAAGACAT atttgaaattgaGGGACGAGTTACTGGGTTTGGCAACCCGGACTGGGCAAGGACACATGAAGCTTCGTCTTGCACGTCTCCCGTGGTTTTGGCTCTCATCCAAGCTGGGGCGACTTGTGTTGGCAAAACTGTCATGGACGAGTTCGCTTACAG CATCAATGGAGAAAATAAGCACTATGGGACCCCTACTAATCCATCAGCACCTATGAGGGTACCTGGAGGGTCTTCTAGTGGCTCAGGGGTTGCAGTTGCTGCAAAACTTGTCGATTTTTCTCTTG GTACTGATACTGGTGGCAGTGTGAGGGTGCCTGCAGCTTTTTGTGGTATTTTTGGCTTCCGTCCATCACATTCAACAGTTTCTTCAACCAATGTCATTCCTATGGCTCAAAGCTTTGATACTGTTG GTTGGTTTGCTAGGAATCCATCAATTTTGAGCCAAGTGGGACAGGTGCTTTTGCAACAATCTGGGGCAGATCGCTTACCTCATCACATCTTGATTGCTGATgattgtttcaaatttttgagtgTTCCATGTGATGAAGTTGTCCATTCTGTTATTCAGGTGGCTGAGACGTTTGGCT GTCAAATTGATCACAAAAATTTAGCTGActacatcaatgttaatgtccCAAGCTTGCAAGTGTTCATGGAGAAAGACTGCCAAGAAGAGGAACACTTGATTTCAACTTTACATGCAGTTTCAACTGCCATGCGCTTATTGCAAAG ATATGAGTTCAGAAATAACCATGGTGAGTGGTTCAGAAGTGTCAAACCCGACATAGGTCCTGGAATTTTAGAACGTGTACAGGAAGCACTTGCTGTAAGTGAGGAGAATATCAAGTATTCTGTTGCAGCAAGATCTGAAATACATTCTGCAATCAGTGATCTTCTAAAG GATGATAGTATTCTGGTCATGCCTACCGTTCCGGGCCCGCCTCCTAAACTGCAGACTAAAGGGATCATGCTAGATGATTTTAGGGCTAAAGCCTTCAGTTTGTTGGCAATTTCTGGCATGTCTGGCTGCTGTCAG GTCACCATGCCACTGGGTACATATGATGGTTGTTCAGTTGGAGTTTCATTCTTGGCAAGCCCTGGTTCTGATCAGTTTTTACTCAACACAGTGCAGAAGATGCATAGTTCTCTTGCTGGAGAAGCGACAACTTTTTGA
- the LOC116264243 gene encoding peroxiredoxin-2F, mitochondrial — protein MAAVNFLLRRSSPSMKKVAAQMLGTRGYAVSVGTDIVESAPSVSLQKARSWDEGVSSKFSTTPLKDIFKGKKVVIFGLPGAYTGVCSAQHVPSYKNNIEKFKAKGVDSVICVAVNDPYVLNGWAEKLQAKDAIEFYGDFDGSFHKSMELGVDLSAALLGPRSHRWSAYVVDGKIKVFNLEKAPSEFEVSGGDVILGQI, from the exons ATGGCTGCCGTGAATTTTCTGCTGAGGCGTTCGAGCCCTTCCATGAAGAAAGTGGCGGCGCAAATGTTGGGAACCCGGGGTTATGCAGTTTCGGTGGGCACCGACATTGTCGAGTCTGCGCCCAGTGTCTCCCTTCAGAAGGCTCGATCCTGGGATGAAGGCGTCTCTTCGAAATTTTCTACAACTCCCCTCAAAGATATATTCAAG GGCAAGAAGGTCGTCATATTCGGCCTCCCT GGTGCTTACACTGGGGTTTGTTCAGCTCAGCATGTTCCTAGCTATAAGAATAACATTGAGAAGTTCAAAGCAAAGGGTGTTGATTCCGTTATCTGCGTTGCTGTTAATGATCCTTACGTTTTGAACGGTTGGGCAGAGAAGCTGCAAGCTAAGGATGCT ATTGAATTTTATGGGGACTTTGATGGGAGTTTTCACAAAAGTATGGAATTGGGCGTGGACCTCTCAGCTGCCTTGCTTGGACCACGTTCACATAG ATGGTCGGCATACGTGGTCGATGGAAAAATCAAGGTATTTAATCTTGAGAAGGCCCCTTCAGAGTTTGAGGTTTCAGGGGGAGATGTAATCCTGGGGCAAATCTGA
- the LOC116264242 gene encoding glucose and ribitol dehydrogenase isoform X2 — MPLEANLFIREREKVISTEVCYCRLPVLAVESCLLYIHNFEVFGHRKRNFPSARMASGGGEKPLPPQKQEKQPGKEHVMQPRPEYTRADYKPSNKLQGKVALVTGGDSGIGRAVCHHFALEGATVAFTYLKSQEDKDAMEALNILKEAKTGSAKDPIALDADLGFEANCNKVVDQVIHACGGIDILVNNAAEQYERPALEDTNEEDLIRVFRTNIFSQFFLVKAALKHMKKGSCIINTTSINAYKGHPTLLDYTATKGAIVAFTRALSLHLVDKGIRVNAVAPGPVWTPLIPASFPEEKVEMFGKEVPMARAAQPSEVAPSYVFLASEDSSYFSGQVLHPNGGVVVNG, encoded by the exons ATGCCTTTGGAAGCCAACTTATTCATCAGGGAAAGGGAAAAAGTAATCTCTACAGAGGTGTGCTACTGTCGTTTGCCCGTTTTGGCCGTTGAATCGTGTCTGTTGTACATTCAT AATTTCGAGGTCTTCGGTCACCGGAAGAGGAATTTCCCATCGGCGAGAATGGCATCTGGCGGAGGGGAGAAACCGCTTCCTCCTCAGAAGCAGGAGAAGCAGCCGGGAAAGGAACACGTGATGCAGCCTCGTCCAGAGTATACTCGTGCTGATTACAAGCCCTCCAACAAGCTTCAG GGAAAGGTGGCGCTGGTGACGGGGGGCGACTCGGGGATCGGAAGAGCCGTCTGCCATCACTTCGCTCTTGAAGGGGCGACCGTCGCATTCACGTACCTCAAATCCCAAGAAGACAAGGACGCAATGGAAGCCCTTAACATTCTGAAGGAAGCCAAGACTGGTTCCGCGAAGGACCCTATTGCTCTTGACGCTGACCTCGGCTTCGAGGCGAACTGCAACAAGGTGGTGGATCAGGTGATCCATGCCTGCGGTGGGATAGACATCCTGGTGAACAATGCAGCGGAGCAGTATGAGAGGCCCGCTCTCGAGGACACCAATGAAGAGGATCTCATAAGAGTTTTCCGAACCAACATCTTCTCTCAGTTCTTCCTCGTCAA GGCTGCGCTGAAGCACATGAAGAAGGGTAGCTGCATCATCAACACGACGTCCATCAACGCCTACAAGGGCCACCCGACCCTGCTGGACTACACGGCCACGAAGGGGGCCATCGTTGCGTTTACCAGGGCGCTGTCCCTCCACCTAGTGGACAAGGGCATCCGCGTGAACGCTGTGGCGCCAGGCCCGGTGTGGACACCCTTGATTCCTGCCTCCTTCCCTGAGGAGAAGGTGGAGATGTTTGGGAAGGAGGTGCCCATGGCCCGGGCCGCCCAGCCCTCCGAGGTAGCTCCCTCCTACGTCTTCTTGGCCTCGGAGGACTCCAGCTATTTCTCCGGTCAAGTCCTCCATCCCAACG GCGGGGTCGTCGTCAATGGGTGA
- the LOC116264242 gene encoding glucose and ribitol dehydrogenase isoform X1 gives MPLEANLFIREREKVISTEVCYCRLPVLAVESCLLYIHNFEVFGHRKRNFPSARMASGGGEKPLPPQKQEKQPGKEHVMQPRPEYTRADYKPSNKLQGKVALVTGGDSGIGRAVCHHFALEGATVAFTYLKSQEDKDAMEALNILKEAKTGSAKDPIALDADLGFEANCNKVVDQVIHACGGIDILVNNAAEQYERPALEDTNEEDLIRVFRTNIFSQFFLVKAALKHMKKGSCIINTTSINAYKGHPTLLDYTATKGAIVAFTRALSLHLVDKGIRVNAVAPGPVWTPLIPASFPEEKVEMFGKEVPMARAAQPSEVAPSYVFLASEDSSYFSGQVLHPNGNKQPLSSSFLN, from the exons ATGCCTTTGGAAGCCAACTTATTCATCAGGGAAAGGGAAAAAGTAATCTCTACAGAGGTGTGCTACTGTCGTTTGCCCGTTTTGGCCGTTGAATCGTGTCTGTTGTACATTCAT AATTTCGAGGTCTTCGGTCACCGGAAGAGGAATTTCCCATCGGCGAGAATGGCATCTGGCGGAGGGGAGAAACCGCTTCCTCCTCAGAAGCAGGAGAAGCAGCCGGGAAAGGAACACGTGATGCAGCCTCGTCCAGAGTATACTCGTGCTGATTACAAGCCCTCCAACAAGCTTCAG GGAAAGGTGGCGCTGGTGACGGGGGGCGACTCGGGGATCGGAAGAGCCGTCTGCCATCACTTCGCTCTTGAAGGGGCGACCGTCGCATTCACGTACCTCAAATCCCAAGAAGACAAGGACGCAATGGAAGCCCTTAACATTCTGAAGGAAGCCAAGACTGGTTCCGCGAAGGACCCTATTGCTCTTGACGCTGACCTCGGCTTCGAGGCGAACTGCAACAAGGTGGTGGATCAGGTGATCCATGCCTGCGGTGGGATAGACATCCTGGTGAACAATGCAGCGGAGCAGTATGAGAGGCCCGCTCTCGAGGACACCAATGAAGAGGATCTCATAAGAGTTTTCCGAACCAACATCTTCTCTCAGTTCTTCCTCGTCAA GGCTGCGCTGAAGCACATGAAGAAGGGTAGCTGCATCATCAACACGACGTCCATCAACGCCTACAAGGGCCACCCGACCCTGCTGGACTACACGGCCACGAAGGGGGCCATCGTTGCGTTTACCAGGGCGCTGTCCCTCCACCTAGTGGACAAGGGCATCCGCGTGAACGCTGTGGCGCCAGGCCCGGTGTGGACACCCTTGATTCCTGCCTCCTTCCCTGAGGAGAAGGTGGAGATGTTTGGGAAGGAGGTGCCCATGGCCCGGGCCGCCCAGCCCTCCGAGGTAGCTCCCTCCTACGTCTTCTTGGCCTCGGAGGACTCCAGCTATTTCTCCGGTCAAGTCCTCCATCCCAACGGTAACAAGCAGCCGctttcctcctcttttctcAACTGA